CGTTGAGGTGAGGAGAAACCGTAATGTGGTCTGGATCAGGCATTTTGATGCCATCTCATCTCTCAGCCTCAGCGAGGATAAGAGCCTTTTGTATTCAGCATCATGGGATAAAACCATTAAGGTTTGGAGAATATCAGATTCAAAATGTTTGGAATCTATACAAGCCCACGACGATGCAGTAAACACTGTCGTTGCAGGATTTGATGGGTTAGTCTTCTCTGGATCAGCTGATGGAAGCGTCAAAGTATGGCGAAGAGAGTTGCAAGGAAAGGGAACAAAACATTTCTTTTCGCAAACTCTGTTAAAGCAAGAATGTGCAGTAACAGCATTGGCTGTCGATCCTTCTGCTACTATTCTCTACTGTGGTTCGTCAGACGGGCTAGTGAATTTTTGGGACCGTGAAAAGCTAAGTCACTGTGGAATTTTGAGGGGTCATAAGCTGGCTGTTCTATGCTTGGCTACAGCAGGGAACTTAGTCTTTACTGGATCAGCTGACACAAATATTTGTGTCTGGAAAAGGGAGGAGGGTGATCATATTTGTTTGTCAGTATTGAATGGCCATTCTGGCCCGGTGAAATGCTTGGCTGTTGAAGAGGACAAGGTTGCAATGGGGGCTGATGGGTATTGTATTCTGTATAGTGGTAGCCTGGATAAGTCGGTCAAGATATGGAGGGTGTCCCCGCAGCCGGCACAtgtgcagcagcagcagcagcagatcACCCAAGAGGCCGAGCGTTGTGCTcaacccagaaattttccatCAATCCATAGCTTCTCGTCACAAAATAGTAGGGTAAGTCAAAGGAGGCATTTCTAGGGGAATTATGCTGGGAGACAACGTAACCTTCAATTTTCTCGGATTTTTGCATATTAGAATTTTGCACTGGCATATCAATTGCGCTAGGAATTTGGTTTGGAAGTTTGAACTGCGTGTATGACAGACGGAGCTAATTAACTAACGTAAAGCTTCTCATTGTAATTATAGCTAGCCCTATATATAGCTAGCTGTCATGGGTTCCCATTCATTAATCAACTGCAAATTACAAAATTGAATATGTATATACGATTACAAGCTCTATACAAGGGGCCTGATGGGTCTCTTTGAAGTTTGAACAAAGCAAGCAATAGAACAGTTTGGCTCGCAATCAAGATGTTAATACATGCATATGATGAGATGACCTCTCGATTGATGAGATCAGTCGTTCGAAGCCTGATCTTCAGctttcttttagtttttgtttctACTTAATATCATGATTCTGGAGTTTAAACTGATCAGGAACAGTAGATGTTGgcagaaaataaaaattggcaGATCTAGATAATTGGGTCAAACCTGCATCTTCTCCCTCCCGTGGAATGTACTGAGGGTAATCATATCTAGTTGACAGGCAATTCTGCATCCATGGTTGGTTAATGTGAAAACTATCGATCGTGAGAAGTTTGGGCATCGATCACCGAAAGAAAGTCGTCTCCGACGATCGGAGAATCTTCTGAATATTTGACTCTTGGTTGCATTACATTGTTCCTCTCGTTTTCGCATTGCGCTGTGGACTTTCTATGCAATCTCGTGAGCTCATGATCAGCCGCACAGCTAACGTACGTAATTTCTAGTAGTCGAAGGACCAGAACGCTATAGCTGAGGAAAGGTTCCAGACTCTATTATGACTGGTTAACGAATCAGCAAACaagtagaagaaaaaaaaaacgtttGGAAAATGGaagggaccaaaaaaaaaaaaagagatcaGGAATCTAAGAAGACCCTGAGGAGACCAGATACTTGTACTGGCCTCGTGCAAGTGCAATTCTATGGTATCAGTCAATTATCTGCAATTGCAACGAGCATATGTTATGGTTGCCTTGTGCAGGTGGCCTAACTTGTTTGGCAGTCATTATCTTCTTTGGagaaaaaaatgagaatttGTTAGGTATACGTCCCATTTTAATATCCTCGTCATAGGTTATTTGATCCTCGTACTCCTTCTGTCAAGAGTGGAACTGAAGTCCTGACCAACTTGGGAGATTCATGATCAATAGGTCAACTGTGTCACTTACTTAGAGTTGCATTTGATACTTGTATGATTGAAGCATCTGGGACATTGAAACTGGGTGCTAAGAACGTCATGCATGGCAGTGATTCGTGAAAGAACTTGTTTGGACTGCCATTTTTATTCCCTTTCAAAAAATGTTTAtattattaattaatatattttttaatcacctttATATCATAtgtacatcaaatcgctacaatattttatttttatataaaaactccataaaataacaattcaaacgATCTGTGAGATGGGAATTTGTTGGCGTGGTATGCTGTATAACATTATAACTAGCGCATTTTCGTTGAGAGGACTAATTTGATATGTTTTTCTGCTTGGTGATGTATTTAGAATTTGAAATTCATGCTCTAtgcttgagagtgtgaatttCAATT
This portion of the Coffea eugenioides isolate CCC68of chromosome 11, Ceug_1.0, whole genome shotgun sequence genome encodes:
- the LOC113752819 gene encoding protein JINGUBANG-like; protein product: MVTESSKNQRRQKFGNILHQSDHAADEEEYHTRISSTSDATPANHDQNSRLSSEINTSLYSTPSYDQSSPCSAPSWDQLASQIPTDLVSPLSGSPWSSHVEMASDSYSYTGLMGSLVREEGHIYSLAATRDMLYTGSDSKSIRVWKNQKEFSGFKSNSGLVKAISIAGERIFTGHQDGKIRMWKVSAKDPSIHKRIGTLPTMKACIKSSIKPSNYVEVRRNRNVVWIRHFDAISSLSLSEDKSLLYSASWDKTIKVWRISDSKCLESIQAHDDAVNTVVAGFDGLVFSGSADGSVKVWRRELQGKGTKHFFSQTLLKQECAVTALAVDPSATILYCGSSDGLVNFWDREKLSHCGILRGHKLAVLCLATAGNLVFTGSADTNICVWKREEGDHICLSVLNGHSGPVKCLAVEEDKVAMGADGYCILYSGSLDKSVKIWRVSPQPAHVQQQQQQITQEAERCAQPRNFPSIHSFSSQNSRVSQRRHF